The Desulfatibacillum aliphaticivorans DSM 15576 DNA segment ACTAAAGGATACTTCTCAATAATAAAACAACCTGTGTCATCACAGTGTATATTCAAAATCGATACATCCACATCATCTGGAAATCCACTCCCATAAATACAAAAATTTCCATTAGTAGCAGGCACAATCCCATAAATTTCAAAACTTTTATGCGAAGAAACTTGTAATTGATTAACAATAGAAACTTTACAATCATTTGGGATGTCGCTTGTAATGACACAAAAGGAATTTATAGTGACACGATCACCAACCGAAATCGGACCCAATAGCCTAGCAAAAGAAGCAATACTTACATCCTTTCCAATTTTTGGGTGACGCCTACCTGACTCGTTATCAGCAATCCCAGTTGCTCCTAATACTATACCATTGAGAAAATAGCAGTTTTCCCCAATTTCACAAGTTTCTCCTATTACAGTACCTATGCCATGATCAATAATAAATCCTTTGCCTATTTGAGCTGAAGGGTTAATGTCTATTTGGGTAGCAACTTTTGACTCTTCTTGAATTTTATTTGCATATTTTAACCTAAGTTGTTTTCCAATTAACTCGCTATTAATAAGATTATTTGCTAAACGGTAATTCATAACAGCCTCGAATGATTTGTACGTATCAAGAACAAATACAGAATCCCCTTTTGCAGCAGGATCTCTTCTGGTTAGCGCCTCAAGGTCCGACATAACAAAATCAATTGTTGATGATAGGATAATAGAAGTATCATTATCTGTAAGCCCAATTGTGGGACGATATGTCTTTGGAAGAT contains these protein-coding regions:
- a CDS encoding serine O-acetyltransferase; protein product: MEQEVDFDLVGKVYQRIGDLLDQHLPKTYRPTIGLTDNDTSIILSSTIDFVMSDLEALTRRDPAAKGDSVFVLDTYKSFEAVMNYRLANNLINSELIGKQLRLKYANKIQEESKVATQIDINPSAQIGKGFIIDHGIGTVIGETCEIGENCYFLNGIVLGATGIADNESGRRHPKIGKDVSIASFARLLGPISVGDRVTINSFCVITSDIPNDCKVSIVNQLQVSSHKSFEIYGIVPATNGNFCIYGSGFPDDVDVSILNIHCDDTGCFIIEKYPLVNIEITDKKNGVIKCQLSLSSENMDKKEIAKDISMNKNRYHLALSHAEEYAYITPPLALIRTIETLN